The DNA region GAATGGCTGGCGCGAATCGCGCATGGACCAGTGGGATGGCTACAGTCGTTTGGCACAGGTTCAAAAAATCACCAATTTACATCCCATGTCTATGAGCGGCTAACGCCCATATTCTCGCTATACACAGATTCCTTTCACACGCCTGAATCATTAAGCCCGCTCTTGCGGGCTTTGCGTCTTTACTGGCCTTGATGGTAACTGGCAATCCCTGCCGCAGCCGCGGCGATCAGTGCCGGCCCCTCATAAATAAACCCGCTGTAGACTTGCACCAGGCTTGCACCTGCACGCACCTTATCAGCAGCGCTGGCACCGTCAAAAATACCTCCAACACCGATAATCGGCAGCTTACCGCCCAGGCACTGGTTGAGGGACTGGATGACAGCCGTACTCTTGTCACGCACTGGAAGACCACTTAAACCACCGGCCTCTTTGCCAGTATCGTAGCCCTCTACCCCTTCGCGACCAATGGTGGTGTTGGTAGCAATAACGCCATCCATACCCTCCTGGAGCAGCACACCTGCCACTTGGGCGATTTCGCTGTCATCCATATCCGGCGCAATCTTCACCGCGATAGGAACATAGCGGCCCCCAGCTTGCTGTAATACTCCCTGCTCTTTTTTGAGCGGCGCCAAAAGCTGGCTGAGGGAGTCGCCAAATTGCAAGCTGCGCAGGCCCGGAGTATTGGGCGAGGAAATATTCACCGTGATGTAATCGGCATGGTCGTAGACCTTGCGCAGACAGGTCAGGTAATCGTCCACTGCATTTTCAACCGGTGTTGTCGCATTTTTACCGATATTGATCCCCAGGATACCTTGATATCGACGCTTTTTAACCTGTGCGACCAGGTGATCCACACCTTTGTTATTAAACCCCATGCGATTGATGATGGCTTTGGCTTCAGGGATGCGAAACAAACGCGGCTGGGCATTTCCCGGCTGTGGGCGAGGAGTAATAGTGCCGATTTCGACAAAA from Cellvibrio japonicus Ueda107 includes:
- a CDS encoding quinone-dependent dihydroorotate dehydrogenase, which encodes MYSHVRDLLFRLNPETSHEFSLDMLGAAERLKLIGLMAAKVPETPVEVMGLRFPNPVGLAAGLDKNGDYFNALGALGFGFVEIGTITPRPQPGNAQPRLFRIPEAKAIINRMGFNNKGVDHLVAQVKKRRYQGILGINIGKNATTPVENAVDDYLTCLRKVYDHADYITVNISSPNTPGLRSLQFGDSLSQLLAPLKKEQGVLQQAGGRYVPIAVKIAPDMDDSEIAQVAGVLLQEGMDGVIATNTTIGREGVEGYDTGKEAGGLSGLPVRDKSTAVIQSLNQCLGGKLPIIGVGGIFDGASAADKVRAGASLVQVYSGFIYEGPALIAAAAAGIASYHQGQ